From Mucilaginibacter rubeus, a single genomic window includes:
- a CDS encoding SDR family NAD(P)-dependent oxidoreductase, which yields MNFKDKNVVITGGSTGIGLASAQAFIKAGANVWITSRSAANLQKAAEAINSPKLKTIVSDTSNLEGIAILEKAVAESGNKLDVLFLNAGIAIFTPIEQATEADFDAQFNTNVKGYFFTLQKLIPYLADGSAVIFTSSTVATASNVGTSVYSATKGAVNKIAQIAANELAARKIRVNILSPGPIQTPGLEYAIPAEAKPHLAAATALQRIGDAEEVASTVLFLASDAASFITGTEIVVDGGYLTYGLK from the coding sequence ATGAACTTCAAAGACAAAAACGTAGTTATAACCGGTGGCAGTACCGGAATTGGCCTGGCAAGCGCACAGGCATTTATTAAGGCCGGCGCAAACGTATGGATCACCAGCAGAAGTGCCGCCAACCTGCAAAAAGCTGCCGAAGCCATCAACAGCCCAAAACTAAAAACCATAGTTTCCGACACATCAAACCTGGAAGGGATAGCAATTTTAGAGAAAGCTGTAGCAGAAAGCGGTAACAAACTGGACGTGCTTTTCCTTAACGCCGGTATAGCCATATTCACACCGATTGAACAAGCCACCGAGGCTGATTTTGACGCGCAATTTAATACCAATGTTAAAGGTTATTTCTTTACGCTTCAAAAGTTGATTCCGTATTTGGCAGATGGCTCGGCGGTAATATTCACATCCTCTACCGTTGCGACAGCTTCAAACGTAGGCACCAGTGTATATTCTGCCACCAAAGGCGCTGTCAATAAAATTGCCCAGATCGCGGCAAATGAATTAGCAGCCAGAAAAATCCGTGTAAACATTCTTAGCCCCGGGCCAATCCAAACACCCGGATTAGAATATGCTATACCTGCCGAAGCTAAACCACATTTGGCAGCCGCCACAGCCCTGCAACGTATAGGTGATGCTGAAGAGGTTGCCAGCACCGTATTGTTCCTCGCATCGGATGCAGCAAGTTTTATTACCGGAACTGAGATCGTAGTTGACGGCGGTTACCTCACTTACGGCTTAAAGTAA
- a CDS encoding winged helix-turn-helix transcriptional regulator, whose protein sequence is MTDINACIAGHKKEIMAIHDAMDVLSGKWKISIISSICYYNQRRFSDILNDVDGISNKMLSKELKELEQNKLIKRTVLDSQPVTVQYNLTEYGWTLQGIIHDLADWGKKHREVIIADR, encoded by the coding sequence ATGACAGACATCAACGCATGTATTGCAGGGCACAAAAAGGAGATTATGGCCATCCATGACGCGATGGACGTATTGAGCGGGAAATGGAAAATCTCCATTATATCATCAATTTGCTATTATAACCAGAGGAGGTTTTCTGATATTTTGAATGATGTGGATGGCATATCAAACAAAATGCTCAGCAAAGAACTGAAGGAGCTGGAACAGAATAAGCTGATCAAGCGTACTGTTTTGGATTCTCAGCCTGTCACCGTTCAGTATAATTTAACCGAATATGGTTGGACGTTACAAGGTATTATTCATGACCTTGCCGATTGGGGAAAGAAGCATCGAGAAGTAATTATTGCCGACAGATAA